ATAAGTGTTGCATATAACATATTAGCCACAGCGTGAACCTCACAcctggttttccatttttgttttctcatgatAATATAACCACCATCATCTAAGTTCAAAAATAAAGGGTCTGCTAGAAAATTagagaaaatgctgtttctaTGGAACATGAGAAtgccgaggagaaaaagaataataaacgTAGTGAATCACTGTATTTACCAGGAAAGGCAGTACAGCCTAACATTGGGCAGGTATGATACAAAACATCTaggatttcagtttcttttcttctccagaccAAAAGGGCAGGCTACCATATCATGAAAATGACATGTGATTTACATAAAACCAGAAAGGATTCCTGTTAAACGTTAAAATAAATAGAACTCAGTGTTGAACAATTATGGTTATTCTTGGATATATCATGTATAGTTCATAGGTTCTGTGCCATCACTAAGAAAGTTCATCCAGCATTGAACATATGCCTGATCAGACTTCTTTGCTACACACATGCATTGGTAGTACCACAAACGAAGGGTCCCACCATTCCCAGAACAATTTGTGCTGCTTGCTTTCATCATGTTCCTGAACTGCTTCCTGAAAAAACTCCTGCCTCTTTCCTGGAGTTCACAGGGACTTTCCTGTGGAGATGCTCAGTGATAGACTCATCCCTTGGCAGGGACAATAGGGCAGCTGGAAATGTTTAGCATTACAGTTCTAGGGGTAGAGACCAAATTCTATTTCTGTTGATGTGAGGGAGGTAAATGCAATCTGAGAGTTAAATCTTGATTTGATTTCAgatagttttcttttaataagaaagTTCTTATAAAATTGGAAGCATTTGGGAGATATTTTTTACTTGGTTTTTCTTATGAGACTTATATCATCACCCTAGAATACTGTTAATGACATGCCAAGAGCACTAAtaacaaaaatgttaaaaaagaacaGCTGCATGGAAAGAGTGTTCATTTCTTGTGGAATTGTTCTCCcaacaaaacagatgtttttttctAGTAATTTAGTATGATTACTAGAGAAAACGTGCTTCAAACTTAGTTGTTGAAACAAAACAATCAGTAGTAACAAAATTTGCTTACTAGGCAAGGCTGAAAAGTACTTAGTGGTAAATCTCATTCTTTGAAAAGTTACCTACAcaatactgttttaaaatgttgatgaCGAATACctaacttttcctcttttctagtTAGCTGCTAATATGGAAAACTACGGTGTGAGACTCAACACAATTTGTCCAGGATTTGTCAACACACCGATTCTTCAGTCAATAGATAAAGAAGAGAATATGGgacaatttttttcatataagGATGAGATCAAAAATATGATGCAGTTCTATGGCGTGATGGAGTAAGTCAAGTCAGatacagtgggttttttccctttgttaaTGAAGAACAAGCACACACAATAACActttcagcaaaattaaaataaaagggaaatgctGCCTCGGACAAAAGTCTATGAAATGTGTAATCCTATATACAAAGAACAAATGACAGATATCTAAGGCTATTTTAAGAGTATCACCTACATTGTGATATTTCCCTTTATGCATTCCCATTTCCCAGCAAAGTGCAAATCAAATTCCCAAGTTAAAGATGGTGTATTAGTTTTTAATAGCCCTTGGTGTTCTTCCATAAATTTGTTTAATCAAACTTGTGAGATACAGGGTATGTCATTTATATTGAATTTCCACAAAATCTGCAAGTGAACCGAGATAGAAATCAGTCCAAGAACTGACAAAACTGGACTAAGTTCATAAGAGCACAGTATCGACGACGGTGGATCAGGTCAGCTACCTAGCCCATTACGATATTGCCAACAAAGGCCAAAAGCAGACAGCTAGGAAAGAGTGTGACAACAAGACAAGCATAAAGTGGTATTTTTTTGACACTTTCTCGGTCTCTAACAATTACCTCCTCAGATACTTCTGCACAAAGGAAATTGTATGATTGCGTTGTTTCACCCACActttttcatatgtaaaatatattgcACCTATTGACCACAGGAAACCCCATGTGACAAAATTCTCCTTTCGCTAATTTGTATGTCAGTCCTGCTACAGAAACAGGATAAATCAACAGCAAAGAGCTGCAGAGGATTGTGTGAGGATTACTTCTGTCCATTGCTCTGACAGAGAAAACTTTAATAGAAAGCCCACTGGCAGCTGGATGTCCGCAGGGATTTAGCAGTAACTAGAGCAAACAAAAGATGATTTGTAAAGTTGCCGCTTTACGTTGTATGTCCTGATTGAGGAGACTGAATTTCTCTCCTGAAGCACTCATACCACCTctgcttttcttgaaaataaattggTTCAAATACCAGATTGTTTAATTTTCAGGGTATATAGATTTACATCAAGTTTCTTTACTTGCCCTTTTCACATGTTCTATTACCTCATGATTCtgaaataacaactttttttttttcccagcccatCAATAATTGCTGAGGGACTGATAACAATAATTGAAGATGACACTCTAAATGGGGAAGTTATGAAGATTACAGCATCCCAAGGGATTCATTTTCAACAATACAGTCAAACACCTTTTACATCAAAGagataaataattgtttaatgctaattatttttggcttttcttaaatataaaaaattttgaaaatattcattttttgaaaaaaaggttAATGTTGTATCTAGAGCAGAGACAGTATTCAAACATTCGCAAGCTAATAACAAAGAGATGGACAAGGAAATCTGGTGTGGGAAGATGTTACCATCCTATTTTGATTCTATAAGTACTAATAATAGTATTTATTCAGTAGAATAAACACACTGCTCTGAAGATTTTTGATTATGTAGTAACAGGGGCCAGTTTTTTCCTTCTGGTAGTTCTGATCTACATACTCCAAGTGTATTTTGGTGGACCTGACTTACTTTGTATAATTCTTTTCACTGTCATAATCGTCTCCTTATTTACATCTTGAATTCTTCAGACCAGGAATTCGGTTCAGGAATCTAGAACACAAATGTAACTATAAGGAGTtaagaatttcctttttcttaggaAATGTAAAATAGAACAAGAGGCAAAattcttttcctcatttataTATGCAACTGAATATGTTGCATATCCCACAAGAAAGTACAGATTTTTATCTTCTTGGATTCTAGCTATTTATAAAatagttcagaaatatttttgttttctcttatagatagatatatatgAATTTTCTCTCTGTATATACAAGGATGAATACTTTGGCATTGATTGAAATGTCTACTTACCCATTAAATCTCATTTTCTAAACCTTTAAATCTAACTTCTTGCCTTGATTGATTAAAACCTCAGTTAAATCCTGAATAATCTGGGATTTTTGTGGTTTATACATGTCCATTTTGGTATCATGATACATATTCTTAGAGGGACCATGTCATCTAGtggcaatgaaaacaaaaaattagcTTCCTACCTCCTGAGAGCCACTGAACCGTCTGAATCCAGGTCAATCCCCCGCTACATTTGTGAAACAAACCTTGGTACTCCATGGGTTACATGcctgacaaaaataaatttttacatgGTAATTTATTTAGGCTCATAGCATAAGAAGATTTAATAACTCCTGGGAAAGCTGGGAAAAGTTAATATTTACCCTCCTTAGGAGTACTGACTTTAATTTTACTGATGTAAGCATTGGGGTTTTTCAGCATTGTGACTAAAAGAGTGGGAACACTAATATTTACCTTCTGTGGAAGTCAGGGAGTAACAAGAgtgtggggagaagaaaagaagcagaCACACATACCTTGAATTACTCATCATTCTCCCCCCGCCTCCATTTTTGGCTATGTTAACACTATTTTTAAAGCCTATTTTGAATACACACATAATGCTAGCCACACCATAATATCCCTGAAAGCATCTGTATATCCCTCTGGACCAACAACTACTATCTGATTTGATTGTATTAATTTCTACTTTTGTCTCATTAAAATCAGAGCATTTCCTGATACGTGACAGAGTAGTGCAAAAGATGTGATGTAAACTGAAAGTCGGCATGATTCTTTAGTTGGGTCCTAACACTGATAATCATCTACCTCTGCTTCTCTCCTTGTCAAACAATATTTCAATGTAGTTTATAAGCAAGGGAAGgtttaataataatgatagtatATGCAAACCATGTAACTAACAAACACCACACTAAGTTAGATAGTAACTCAGCAGCTTCTCCTAATAACATACTTCAAATAACGATGGGAATATTGCAAATGCCAGTATGTATATTGATGATATATTGTTGCCTTGACTGCTTTTGTTCATCTCTACTCCTTGCTGCCCCAAAAGAAATACCTGTTAAACAGGGAGGGTTGAGTTTTCCAAGGGATCAATGAAAGAATATATAATTTAAGAATGTTAGTAATAAAAAGCCAGAAGTCTGACATATGGTCcctggaggaagaaaaacagaaagaaatataaaattaattagaGGCAATCACTTTAGACATTGCACAATTAACTTGTGGTATTGCACTGGTACAAAATTCTATTTCTGTGAACTGACAGTATTCTAAGAACGGATTCCATTTATGTGGTATATCAATAGTCACACAAGACAAAATTAGATTAATAAAATATGCAATTAGACTCCAGGACACCTGGAAAATCTGAGCCTGTATCTAGGAAAGAATTAAAGCTGTATCTTTCTTGTACGTATAGCTCTTTTCTTCTGGATTATTTTTGTAACTCGAAGACAGAGGTTTTCAAATCAAAGCCATACAGAAAATTTCATGAAAGGCAGAGACTACAGGCACTTCCATCTGACAATCCAATAAGGAAGTCTCAGAATGCAATACATGCTTATTTGATCAAATAAACATTTATACCAAGATAAATCTCAAATTATTAGCACTTCTGGAACTCATTGAAAGAAACAAGGAAGTAACAATGAAGTAAAACTCTTGATGCAAATTCTAATAGGAGAAATAGCCATCAAATTTctaccttttaattaaaaaaaaaaaaaaaagtgccccaAACCAAATATTACAGTTTTCCAGCTTCAGCTATTAAAACACATCTGAGGGTTTTATCTGCACAGGAAGAACAAGTCCTAAATATGTTTTGGAAAGGTTTCCTGTAAGACTTCCCCCCAACCTTTGGAAGTCttccagaaaacaagaaaaaaagcatatgTTTGATTTACAGAcagaaacacccagagaagcagTAGGTAGAAAGATGAGTTAAAGGGAGAAAGTGAGTTTCATTTCTGCACAAAGATTGTTTTGAAACATCGTCTTCAGTTAAAAGTCTTGATATAATTCCAAGACGTAATTTATTTTGCCTGGGAGATCATTGTTTTTAAGATGACTGTTCCAGTTTTTAAGGAAACTcagccaaaaggaaaaataaatattttaaatgagagaTACTAATTGCCAAGAACATAAAATGACAATAATCTAGACTTATATAATGATCATTATTTGTAATGAACATTCAGTTCCATGTGACTTGACTTTACTTTTCAGTGGctctttacattttcaaatagGAATCTTTTAAGGGTAAAGATTAAATATTGCTAGTGAACtccattttttcagtgtttatgaTCCTACGTGAAAGCCCAAATCACAAGGCATTTCAACTGCATTGTGACATGACAGTGTTactttatttgtattatttaacGCCTTGATTCAAGGAAATCCTTTTGAAAAGGTACATAACGACAGTTCTCAACATAATTATGTGGATAACACATTATATTCTGTACAGTTCAGAAGGACCTGGAATTGACTTGTATTATGTGTATCATAAAATCATATGTGTATCAATTTTACTATTGAGGGGGTGATCCATGCAGTAACAAGTCCTCCTTGTATCTTCCTTAAATTAGGGAAGTCCTGATATGAGAGACTAGACCTCTTCCTCTTGTTTGGAACATAAGTTTTGCAAacagcaaaccaaaaataaactTTAGTAAAACCAAAACCTGGTTTCCACTGAAATCTTGAATATGAGCCTAATCTTTAAAGGAACAGCATTAGATATCTAACGTTATGGCTTTTGGGCAGGATGGGGCTCTGCTGACAgataattttttccttcctccagcgTTGAACTGCTCTAAACTTTCTACAGGATGATTCTCCAGCTTGAACTCCCCTTTTAGCTAAGTCTATTTGCTTTGCCTCAAGAGATGTTGACAGTTTTCAGCTCTGGTTCCAGGAGTTCAGATGGTTCAATGAAAGTGAAGGATAATACCATatgacttagattttttttttttttttttccccctccagtacAAAAAGGAACAGCTTAATGTCAGGTCAAATTTGTAATTCAAACTGAGAGGGACAGTAAACAAGAAGAGTTATGCTCTTACTCTGGAGAGGACAGTAAACAGGAAGAGAACAGGTCAGGTAAAAAATGTGTAAGATGCAAAAAGGTTAAACGTAAAACATCTTTGAAATAAGTAACTTCATCCCATTGTTTATGTGGAAGGCCATTATGAATTGTGGACCAAATCTAAACCTGAATGTTTTCTGACTTGTATACAGAAACAGTCTAACACTCTATTCTCAGGGATTCAGAGAATAAAATGAGGATCTTCACAGTAAAAATTAaccttaatgaaaaaaaattcatctaTTTCAAGCAATCATGCTCTAAGCAGTGAAACATTTGCAACAGTTACATATTCAGccccttttatttttccacaagCTCTGGGCTAATTCACTGCTGGCATCTGCTGGGCAAACCTTACAGAGATTATTACCACTGCAGAGGCAGAATTAATTTCTTGCTACAGAATTGCACTTTTTCAGCTTTTACTTTCATCAGAGGGTTTCTAGCCCTCCTGCTCTCACCCAGAAAAGAGACCACACAGGACAGGATGATCACCTGGTGACAGGTCTGACATCTGGTCCAGGATTTCTGGATGGTTTAAAGCTCTAGATTTAGCCTCATGAAGCAGAAATTCGTTGTAGTGACATCCAAGAAGAATGCAAAAGATCTATCTAGTCACTTATCTATCACCCTGACCTTGCCACCTCCTTCTCGGCATCTTTCCATTGGACTACCTTAAACACAAGCATTTCAGCAGTGAACTACACTCCAGCTACACCAAAACACAACTGCACCTCTTCAGCAGTTACCAAGAACATATTCACTTAAGACATCCCTCATTTCACTGATTTCAGACAAACTGTAAGGCCAGTTTATTAGCTCACATGATGCTCCATTCCACAGAAATGGCCCAAGGTATCTCAGcagcatttttctctttacagTGCGAGCTTTCCTCAGCAGCCGCAATCTTGAGAAactaaagaggaggaggaaataaggCTCTCAGTTACACGGCTTTGAATGCTTTACTACAGGACATGAGAACGAGCACGCTTCTGCctgctttcagaaaaaagcacaaagacaACTTTGAGTGCACTTTCCCACAGctgcaaacaaaacccacagaaaagaagaggaaataaagatatttttggaACATAGGAACGTAAAACTCTCCAGAAAAATAGTTGTATTTTAGCTCATCTAGCCATTCCTATTTACGTAAATGACTAACACTTCAGAATCTTGTACAGCGCTTGACCTTGAAGAGGTATTGCTGCAATTAACTCTACAAGCAGTTAACCTCACATACACATGGATGCTGCAGTTCTCAAGAAAGACCCACAGATGGGCAGAGAATACTGAAATCTCTGCCACTTATTCTGGAACAGCTGTTACAAAAGTGAATCATCTTCCTTGTACAAAATCCTTCTGGCAATTTCACTTCAAACAGATACAgtgttctttttctcctctgcatttGTAAGGCTGTTTAAATACACTGCCCTCAGCAATGCTTACAAATTAGCTGACACTTATCAAAACTACTGCTGTTGTTTTGATT
This region of Aptenodytes patagonicus chromosome 4, bAptPat1.pri.cur, whole genome shotgun sequence genomic DNA includes:
- the HPGD gene encoding 15-hydroxyprostaglandin dehydrogenase [NAD(+)] isoform X6, yielding MRKGNGGDGGVIINISSLAGLMPAAFQPVYCATKHGVIGFTRSIALAANMENYGVRLNTICPGFVNTPILQSIDKEENMGQFFSYKDEIKNMMQFYGVMDPSIIAEGLITIIEDDTLNGEVMKITASQGIHFQQYSQTPFTSKR